Proteins from a genomic interval of Corythoichthys intestinalis isolate RoL2023-P3 chromosome 3, ASM3026506v1, whole genome shotgun sequence:
- the mcidas gene encoding multicilin codes for MKMHGERRAFSGVEVPPHQKGKVPRSSSPVTLYVEMPCNLEQAFPTIAWGDLEDCSKRENDSLGSQVNESDGDERDFVDFALDFVADSPSNLESSLSPAALVPFQGCVIPPLTPQHIYPPEDSVTLTHSSCAHAQDEVPWARYPTQLKVNQKVHETLYRKHNEASEERNLHLRQLASRAKLLASMLEKLMAVREPDISEPTKPRSVKSSSPCKRQRLETECEPPDSVEEMLRDVSARCDAALRSERDPYALPLYGSFSGLLTSVGEAEEDARSFCTSVREHGTVKTHVFPHGLAFTSGTREGGYRFRWVPNDC; via the exons ATGAAGATGCACGGTGAGAGACGCGCGTTTTCCGGCGTGGAGGTCCCGCCGCACCAAAAG GGTAAAGTGCCGAGAAGCAGCAGTCCTGTCACGCTGTACGTGGAGATGCCCTGCAACCTTGAGCAAG CCTTTCCAACAATAGCGTGGGGTGATTTAGAAGACTGCAGCAAAAGAGAGAACGACTCACTGGGCTCACAG GTGAATGAATCTGACGGAGATGAACGAGATTTTGTGGATTTTGCGCTGGATTTTGTGGCAG ATTCTCCATCCAATCTGGAGAGCAGTCTGTCGCCTGCAGCGTTGGTCCCCTTCCAGGGCTGCGTCATCCCACCCCTTACCCCTCAACACATCTACCCTCCAGAGGACAGCGTCACACTAACCCATTCATCCTGCGCACATGCCCAGGATGAAGTACCTTGGGCGAGATACCCTACGCAATTAAAGGTCAATCAAAAG GTGCATGAGACTTTGTATAGAAAACATAACGAAGCAAGTGAGGAGAGGAACCTTCACCTGAGGCAGCTGGCGAGCAGAGCAAAGCTTTTGGCGTCCATGTTGGAG AAACTAATGGCGGTCAGAGAGCCGGACATCAGCGAACCCACGAAGCCTCGCAGCGTTAAATCCAGCAGTCCCTGCAAGAGACAGCGACTAGAAACCGAATGCGAACCGCCTGACTCGGTGGAGGAGATGCTGAGAGACGTTAGCGCGCGCTGCGACGCCGCGCTGCGCTCAGAACGGGACCCCTACGCCCTCCCCTTGTACGGTTCGTTCTCAGGCCTGTTAACCTCCGTAGGCGAGGCGGAAGAGGACGCGCGGTCTTTTTGCACGTCGGTGAGAGAGCACGGCACGGTGAAGACGCACGTGTTCCCTCACGGCCTGGCTTTCACTTCGGGCACCCGAGAAGGCGGATACCGCTTCCGCTGGGTTCCCAATGACTGCTAA
- the gpx8 gene encoding probable glutathione peroxidase 8, with protein MEALGGYPVKSSGPKVKKLTVLLSMTVGVGCLFLLQTQLLKPRKPVDFYSFEVKDAKGRTVSLEKYRGKASLVVNVASHSEQTETAYGSLQELHKELGTSHFNVLAFPCGQFGDTETGTSSYIEAFAKSTYGVTFPFFAKIKIMGSEVEPAFKFLTDSVQKIPKWNFWKFLVNPDGKVVRFWRADEPMESVRREVAALVREIIVKKRMEL; from the exons ATGGAGGCTTTAGGGGGCTACCCAGTCAAGTCCTCCGGGCCCAAAGTGAAGAAGTTGACGGTTCTGTTAAGTATGACGGTCGGCGTGGGGTGCTTATTCCTGCTCCAGACGCAGCTTCTGAAGCCTCGAAAACCGGTGGACTTTTATTCCTTCGAGGTAAAAGACGCGAAAGGGAGAACGGTCTCTCTGGAGAAGTACCGAGGAAAA GCTTCCCTGGTTGTCAACGTGGCGAGCCACAGCGAACAGACGGAGACAGCGTACGGGTCACTTCAGGAGCTCCACAAAGAGTTGGGCACGTCCCATTTCAACGTCCTGGCCTTCCCTTGCGGACAGTTCGGTGACACCGAGACCGGAACAAGCAGTTATATCGAGGCGTTCGCCAAGTCCACCTACGGCGTCACCTTTCCCTTCTTCGCTAAAATCAAAATAATGGGTTCCGAGGTCGAACCGGCCTTCAAATTCCTCACAG ATTCTGTGCAGAAAATTCCCAAATGGAACTTTTGGAAGTTTCTGGTGAATCCCGACGGCAAAGTGGTGCGCTTCTGGCGAGCCGACGAACCGATGGAGAGCGTGCGCCGAGAGGTGGCGGCGCTGGTGCGGGAGATCATCGTCAAAAAGCGCATGGAACTATGA